A genomic segment from Malaclemys terrapin pileata isolate rMalTer1 chromosome 1, rMalTer1.hap1, whole genome shotgun sequence encodes:
- the LOC128835408 gene encoding olfactory receptor 52R1-like: protein MSKYNTTDFTNPSTFILLGIPGLEVTHVWISIPFCAMCFITILGNFTILFIVKTEPSLHEPMYYFLCMLSITDLVVYTSTLPKMLAIFWFNSSEIDFSACLTQMFFIHSFSVMESGILVAMALDRYLAICHPLRHSTILTNPLVAKIGLAVVLRGCIVVLPFPLLARQWPYCRTNIIPQPYCAHIAVVNLACADIRVSSYYGLFVQFCVMGLDGIFIGVSYTQILRAIFILPTKDAWVKTFGTCGSHLFVILAFYIPGLIISLMNRFPQNVPLYFHVLIANFYLLLPPMLHPIIYGVRTKQIRDRLLRLFTHKRA, encoded by the coding sequence ATGTCAAAATACAACACAACtgacttcaccaacccctccaccttcatcctgctgggcattcctggcctagAGGTGAcccatgtctggatctccatccccttctgtgcCATGTGCTTCATCAccatcttggggaacttcaccatcctgttcattgTGAAGACGGAGCCAAgtctccatgagcccatgtactatttcctgtGCATGCTGTCCATCACTGACCTGGTCGTGTATACATCCACCCTGCCCAAAATGCTGGcaatcttctggttcaattccagtgagatcgatttcagtgcctgcctcacccagatgttcttcatTCACTCCTTCTCTGTGATGGAGTCTGGGATCCTCGTAGCCATGGCTTTGGATCGCTACCTGGCCATCTgccatcccctgagacattccaccatcctgacgAACCCCCTGGTGGCCAAGATTGGACTGGCTGTGGTGCTGCGTGGTTGCATAGTTGTATTGCCCTTTCCCTTACTGGCAAGACAGTGGCCTTATTGCAGAACCAATATCATCCCCCAGCCGTACTGCGCACACATAGCTGTGGTGAACCTGGCCTGCGCTGACATCCGTGTCAGTAGTTACTATGGCCTCTTTGTGCAATTCTGTGTGATGGGTCTGGATGGGATTTTTATCGGGGTGTCCTACACCCAGATTCTCAGGGCCATCTTCATCCTCCCCACAAAAGACGCCTGGGTCAAGACTTTTGGAACCTGCGGCTCCCACCTTTTTGTTATTTTAGCCTTTTACATCCCAGGTCTCATCATCTCCCTCATGAACAGATTTCCCCAAAATGTGCCCCTGTATTTCCATGTTCTCATTGCCAATTTTTACCTCTTGCTGCCCCCCATGCTACACCCCATCATCTacggggtgaggaccaaacagatccgggacaggctgctccGGCTCTTTACTCATAAAAGAGCTTAA